Proteins from a single region of Thunnus albacares chromosome 16, fThuAlb1.1, whole genome shotgun sequence:
- the ccdc167 gene encoding coiled-coil domain-containing protein 167 encodes MAKLKDKRREKISVATEIDRLEERRARCQGNLERAEFRSRKEKLSEKERQELDDEMAIMNERVEKLDKELQMLRGENRKNMLLSVALLAVSALFYYIFIYSEEDS; translated from the exons ATGGCCAAATTGAAAGACAAACGACGAGAGAAAATCAGTGTCGCCACTGAG ATTGACCGTTTGGAGGAGCGGCGGGCGCGTTGCCAGGGCAACCTGGAGAGAGCAGAGTTCAGGAGCAGGAAAGAGAAGCTCTCTGAAAAGGAGag ACAGGAACTGGATGATGAAATGGCAATTATGAATGAGAGGGTTGAAAAGTTAG ACAAGGAGCTGCAGATGTTAAGAGGAGAGAACAGGAAGAACATGCTGCTGTCAGTGGCTCTGCTGGCTGTCAGCGCTCTCTTCTACTACATCTTCATCTACAGTGAAGAAGACTCATGA
- the LOC123000029 gene encoding G-protein coupled receptor 6 has protein sequence MNESLLVNDSSASPVAGEALQWMEADSPELNSSLEFSTAPLDFPINPWDIMLCMSGTVIACENAIVVAIIFYTPTLRTPMFVLIGSLATADLLAGMGLILNFVFQYVISSETISLITVGFLVASFTASISSLLAITVDRYFSLYNALTYFSEKTLQYVHLMLLGTWGVSLFLGLLPVLGWNCLDEPASCSIVRPLTRSNVTLLATSFFIIFVLMLTLYFKICKIVCHHAHQIALQQHFFATSHYIATKKGVSTLAIILGTFGASWLPFAIYCLVGEREYPSVYTYATLLPATYNSMINPIIYAYRNAEIQRSIYMLLCGCFQANGAYRSRSPSEV, from the coding sequence ATGAACGAGTCGCTGCTGGTGAATGACTCCTCTGCGAGTCCTGTGGCTGGAGAAGCTCTCCAATGGATGGAGGCTGATTCTCCAGAGCTCAACAGCAGCCTGGAGTTCTCCACTGCCCCACTAGATTTCCCTATCAACCCATGGGACATTATGCTCTGCATGTCAGGCACTGTCATCGCCTGCGAAAATGCCATAGTGGTAGCAATCATCTTCTACACGCCAACACTAAGGACTCCCATGTTTGTGCTGATTGGGAGCCTGGCCACAGCAGATCTGCTGGCCGGCATGGGATTAATCCTGAACTTTGTATTTCAATATGTGATCTCTTCTGAGACTATCAGCCTTATCACCGTAGGCTTCCTGGTAGCCTCTTTCACAGCATCCATCAGCAGCCTTTTGGCTATAACAGTGGACCGTTACTTCTCTCTCTACAACGCCCTGACATACTTCTCAGAGAAGACGCTGCAGTATGTGCACCTGATGTTACTGGGGACATGGGGGGTGTCTCTGTTCCTGGGCTTGCTGCCGGTGCTCGGCTGGAACTGCCTGGACGAACCAGCCTCCTGCAGCATCGTCCGCCCTTTGACCCGGAGCAATGTCACACTCCTGGCCACCtccttcttcatcatcttcgTGCTCATGCTGACCCTCTACTTCAAGATTTGCAAGATTGTGTGCCACCACGCCCACCAGATCGCCCTCCAGCAACACTTCTTTGCCACGTCGCATTATATCGCCACCAAGAAGGGGGTCTCCACTTTGGCCATCATCTTGGGGACATTTGGTGCCAGCTGGCTTCCCTTCGCCATCTACTGCTTGGTGGGCGAACGGGAGTATCCATCGGTGTACACCTATGCTACACTGCTGCCAGCCACCTACAACTCCATGATCAACCCTATTATCTACGCCTACAGAAACGCAGAGATCCAGCGCTCCATCTATATGCTTCTCTGTGGCTGCTTTCAGGCCAACGGGGCCTATCGGTCCAGGTCTCCAAGTGAAGTCTAA